ttcgcgacaactgagtcatggttactcagaatgcgcgaataatTCTGAAGCGGTTTTGGCCGCTTTTTTCATGCTAGAATAACTAAAACTTGTATTATTATTCAGACAAATGATGGATTTGTTGAttgatgaataataaaagtcaaaatattgttcatacacctttatttaaaaaaaaatccgcaaactttttgaattttttttttgcccgtCGGGTTTCGTCTCCCGGGCCGGGACCCATTATGCCGTACTAGATGGCAAATCTATTTGGACCATCATCACTTCGTCGCAGAATCctgtaatataaataaaaccGTATCAACATCTAGAAATTACctttaaaatcaatatattcaccatgtaaaatttcaagtttttgctGCACAAAACCAACCAAGTTCAACCGCCTCGCAACTGTtcaacatttactcagttgtcgccttcagGCACTCGAGTTCTCTGAGTGGCGAATTTCCTGCCGTCTGAGTAATCTTTCCGCTGATTTCTGAGTTCATTAAGATCAGCCGTCGGCTGCTTCATACATGTGGCGacgtctgagtaaaaggtagccgggctctgagtatttcaaatttagcgagtaGTCCACCACGATGGTCTTAAATTTTCGGAACCGCTCGTTctgtttgacaaaaaaaaatatttggaggTTATTGACGAGGGGGATTTGGAGGATGTtctaaatataatttcaaattctcaTCACTATTGTTTAATTCTTCAATTCAGTAGATACTTACCCgatatttgatcaaattatcCTCCGGGAGCTGTATAATATACTAAAAACTCTGTAAAACCCGACCCACAGCCGTAGAAAACAAACAACCGAACTGCACGTCCAACAATGgctacttttttcaaacaaaatgcgtttaaaatttaaccattttctaaGTTTACCACCAGAACTTAAGAAATGCTTGATATTCAACCGAACACGATGGttgaataataacaataatggcAGTTCTATCggaaaaaccataaaatggttcaaaaaaagtcatttatggttgaaaaaaaatgagcgtgcacTATATCATTTGTAAGGGAGATAAGGGCCACCTTCGTGTCAGCGGGTAACACAAAACATCCCTGGATTACTACCTTCTCTGAACTCGCTATCCAGAAAAGTATTACCCTGTGCTGGATCCCTGGTCATTCcatgattcccgggaatgaagcTGCAGATCGTCTGGCTTTTGAAGGCAGTCAGATGACTCCTCCAAATATTCCTGTCCCGCCGTTAGACATCACAAACTGGATAAAAGACAGACTATCCCTACTATGGGCACATCGTTGGAACACCTGCCCTGAGAACAAACTAAGAGAAGTAAAAAACTGCACTCTGGCATGGACTGATCGAAACACATTTCTGGAACGGAGAGTACTTACGCGGCTACGCATAGGTCACACCAGACTGACACACGGTCACCTAATGGGTAACGATGATCCTCCCGAATGTCACACTTGCAAAGTTCCCGTAACCATTAAACACATCATCATTCAGTGCCCGATATATCACCAGGTCCGGTCGGACTGTGGATTGGCTCAAAACCTTCGGGAAGCACTCTCAAATGATCCTGAAGACGAAGAGAAAATGATACGCTTTTTacgaaaaaccaaattgttcggAGAGATATAAGATAAAAGAAATCAACAACAAGAAACAGATCTACAACACTGGCAACACTAGACGCACTAGACAGACATTGCAGGAAAGGGGATGAATAACGTCcaggcgttaaaatcccaggaaaaaaaaaaaaaaaaaaaaaaaaaaaaaaaataagggccACCTTAAGAAGAACGCTAATTTAACCATACaaaaacagctataatttgtGAGTTATTTCATTGTTTcttgttcagacactaaaacaGTCTCTTTCCTAACGGACTAAACCTTGAAAAAGTagtaaaaacattcaaaaatgcattttaaaaatttttgctaaaaactGTATggacataatgagaacccccaatGGGGCAGtttaagcaccattaatcggggcacgatgagcgtcgagtctactgattacctctccgacacctaaccaataggcaaaattgtcagatgtaaactagacAAGCTATGGCTCTATGAtttagttgacttcatcgagatGGGTTatctgctagattctacggtagcaaatgctcatcgtgccccgaccAATGGTGCTTTATACGCCCCCAGTCAACAAgtaaaagtaaaaacgcgttataaaattgattatagtaaaaaaaaatgataataaaaatttatgaacaatgtgtacatcatgtttcAGTGCGTAtcttatagatcaagatgatttcacgatcataagagcttattttccggtgatcaaaaattataatgttttcgtcacttgagaaccacgatggtttttttttttaaatatttctatgaaaatgataaggagatttattttttggtaaaaaattaaaacataggaACCACAAAACTgttccttatgaaaatttatttgagaaaattcgtaCTTTCGTGGAAAAGAGGAGTGCTGACTATGCTCCGGGTGCtgattatgcccttatctcccctatatgaaaaataaaattagaaattatGGTATTTTCGTATTCAATTTCCTCCTTTTAAACCCAACCCCGCCTTTTGAtggatttttgtaaaacaaaagttgtttgtaatcataaagTTAACTTCggtgaatttttcagaaaaacggGGTTTTAGAGGGTTAAAAATCGCATTATTTTCGCTCAATTTCGTGTAGGAAGTGAAGAGAAATCCATTGATGTCGCGGAGTTGATGATGAAGGGCTCCCTTAACTTATTGAGTCGCCTGAAGGTGAATAGtgatgtattttaaaatttgatcctAAAGTTAAGCCAACTGGTCACAGAAAACTGACCAGTATGTTGCACTGCACAAGTTTCGTCGAGATTGCTGTAGACTTTCGGAATTTCCCAAACATTTTAATAGAACTATATAAACGAGGGAATTAtcaccaatttttgttttacagcATAGCTGTACAAAAAACGGTAGTTGTATGAAttactaaatatccaaaaaaaaacaagtttagaaACAGGCCGAGGAAAAGTTGGAGAAAGCTGGCTATCGAAAGAATAAACATGAACAAAACTTGGCTAcgagaataaaaagaaaaagtttaacTGAATTATACacatagggtgagtgctcctactttggacctagagcctactttagtcctaaaatgccgctTTTGTcctaaattgtaaataattcattttgctggcaTGGAATAAAGATATTCCTaagcacacaatgaactcttattcatcctgaatcctaccataccgtttttgccattaaaagtctttctgataaaattttgaacgtttttaaaaatgtaccttcCCATCAatggtaaatcagacagctcaatttGTGGGGCGCGTATTACGAAATTCAAGTGTTCaaggaaaaatcacgatttttcactgtccaagccaaagtttaaaggaaaattactttcactgtgaagaatatgaaccatacactcagaaaaatactattaagtatgccataagattctcttatgaactggcgccataagaaaaatcaataaaattcataagattatcttatgacacgaatgaattcttcagatgaatACTTACTTCAAtaagaggttgttgcttttcataagagggtcttatggaaacagaaaatgtcttgattgatgaaaataactcaagataattgatgttaaaaacattttatttagtttctaGCTAATTTGTTCCATCATGATCACTATCAGCAGCACACTAACACCCGGTTCCAACAAAATAATTCAGCCGGCATCTGACAACGGGTCCCCCGGCCACTACAATCAGATCCtttgaatttttactttttccggtcaacatgctgaaaagtgaacaaaaaaatgtgtttgagTTTATCAATAATGTCAAGTTTTacaaacttaccatttagatTAAGAAAATCACTTTAACTTTTAGGAAAACTATATTGGCTCCACTACTGTTTGATGCCTCGTATGACGATGAAAAATAACGACTGATGTAAgtaatgtgttcattattttttcacaatgccgcttcttctatttttcataagaactcactttgaaaattggaagaatttcataagactcttatgaaaatcaattttacactctaaaaagctgttcataagacgcatcttatgaaaattataataagaatttgcctgagtgtactacctatttttcctaaaattcataaaaatcaatggaaaactcagaaaatttgcgaagggtccaaatataggaaactttcgGCTTTGGTGTTCCATGTTTAGGcctgacatcaccaaaactttgtatcAATACCAACAAATCTACAAAGGTGCGAATTTTTAACTAGGACATAACTTAGaaccaaattttttatatttccaacATAACAACaacgcaaataaactacaagtaagtaaacacaaacaagtttcagctattgttcTACTGATAGTCCTGACGGGGAATgaaagtgtttgtgatattcatagcggaaattttagtttttttatacgTTAAAAAGCtataatacttttttatgataatttattgAGGTTTACTTTTGCAAtgaatttctttatttattttcgaaaatcatactttttataggaattcTAGGTTCAATGAAAGGAAccggtccagtaccaaaataggaacagtaggttcaaagttggaaattttgatcatccatatctttgcgaATCTCTCAATAACGGCGACACATATGTTGcacattttcattgaaacttgcagataggATCATGACTTATAAACGAATTTCCTGaaggatataaatttcccgtccagttatgagaaaaacatgattatttaaaaactaccacttaaagggtccaaagtagggcaactaaccctaagTCAATCGCTGTCGAAACCACAGGGTGGTTCAAAGTAGGTCCCGATAGTGGTTACCCAAGATACCGACCAGAGGCTTTTTGAATTGCAACAAATGACGATATtgttcgatagaaaaagccttgatctacGTAATGTTGGATAGAgcagttaaaaaattgtaacatatacttttatatttcaagaaaaagcaTCGCCACTACTAAAGCGGTCTataataggtccgttacccctcagggtgtctctgggagaaaactttatttttcgaaaaataacatCGCTTatgtataaaattttcaaattttcaagaaatttgaaaaaaaaattaacaaaagctgacttgcaacaaacttgtatacaatctacattgcacaaaataaaaaaaatcgggaaaatttaaatctaaatttttttttaacaacaggTGATATTACtcccatcttctacagtttggccttcgctctttcaactgtttggattttcaaagaatgtatcaaattttgcgcctttaatttaatttattcccCACTTagggatttttggaaaaatcggagtgacaaaaaaagaatttgacaTTTGTTCCGGAATTATAAAACCCCATTAAATGCTCATTACTTcagataaacctgatcaaatttatgtaaaagattgattttttaacgtaaataaaccgttttgaacattttatacTCTACAGCTCGTAAAATACTATTCCTGGTCTTGGTTCAATCAgtgatgagaagttttattagatttttcaaatgaaataataatcactctgtttgtgacattctaactcttttctctcaatttgtatcgcTTTGCTGTCTTCTACGATATTGTAGCCagaaattttctattaaatctTGTTATTGGAATGTGGAGTTGGATTAACGCTAAAGGTCTgacgagcgttttcacagtgattagtttaattttgtctttgaaaaaaaaaacccatttaaaaggttaaaaaatcttcaaaaacataaattgttCTAGATCCCCCggtgaattatttcaaatttgaaatcaaatgaaaggggaaagtcccatctatcgaatggtgcaaaaattagcgatgctaattttcgataaattatatcgttccatcagagacaccgtgccCTAGTTAAATAACtatttgtagaatttaattGTTTGTTCACTTAAAATGAATTaatcaatcttaaaattttaaaatcaatatcttttttttcgttaagGATCTCCGCTAACCATACGCTACTGCTTGCAATATGGCACAACGGTGCAGAATGGTCAAGACAACTCTGAAGATTATGACGATAGTTATGATGATCCTGCAGAACCCACAGATGACCCACTAGTTGACAAAAATAcggtaaaaacctttttttttactaaaaattagtTTGCTCCTAATATATAATGGTATATTTCAGTCAAACGTTATGGCTTGTACCAGAAACACACCCCTCTGTTATTCTCTATGGAAAACGGAAGAATCGAATAATTCTACTAAAATATTGGTCAGAGGTAAGATCGGTGTCTAAACCTAGTTGGTAAGATTTCTTGGGAATGTTTTCAACTAAAAGTCATCTAACTAAATTCGACAGCCGGATGCTGGGATTCATCGGATAATAAGGAAACATGCAACAACAACGAATGCATCAGCCATAGTCAGACCTTCAACGGATTTTTCTTCTGTTGCTGTTCAGGTGACAATTGCAATGCGAATTACAGCTACGTTCAAAGTTCGGTGATCGTTGATGATAGTGTTAGCCTGGGATTGTCGGAAAGCAACTACGCACCGTTTGCGCCATACACTTCCATCTGGAGTTCGCCAACGGTTTACATTTGCTTTACAATGATGGGCATCATACTGATGTTGATCATCGGTTTCCTCACATGTCGACAAACGACCAAAGCGGTGTCTGAGCTGGCTCCTTTGGCACCCTCGGGACCAGGCTACAGCTCCAACTTATACAACGTGGATAACTTGAAACTTGTGGCGATGATCGGACAGGGAAAGTAAGTATATATGCATTACTGAATGGCGCCAAGTATACGCCTTTTCTCTGATAATTGCATGCAGAATGAAGAACAGAATATGCAGATTACACTTTTTCGTCGATTATAATTTTTCGTATTTTCAGATATGGTACCGTGTGGAAAGGCGTTGTGAACGAACAACACGTGGCGGTTAAGATATTCACAGCTCAGCATCGGCAGTATTTCCTCAATGAGAGAGACATCTACACAGTACCACTAATGGAATCACCGGCTCTTCTTAGTTACTTTGgtattatcaaaatttcgaattagCTTCGTTTCTGTATAGTTCATCATTTTCGATTCCACAGGTTCCGATGAAAGGCGCACTATGGATGATCGTATAGAATACCTGTTAGTGCTATCTTTGGCTCCATTCGGTTGCCTCCAGGATTGGCTTGTTGACAATAAAATGCCGTTCAATGTGTTTTGTCGGATGGGAAAATCAATAGCACATGGACTAGCACATCTTCATACTGAAATACGCAAAGGTGATCAAGTTAAACCGTGCATTTGTCACAGAGATCTGAACTCCAGAAACATTTTGGTAAAACCGGATCTATCCTGTTGTATCTGTGATTTCGGATTTGCATTGAAAACTTTTGGTCCTCGTTACGAATGCCGTGGAGAAATAACACTGGCAGAAACCAAGAGTATCAATGAAGTTGGGACTTTAAGATATATGGCTCCAGAAGTTCTTGAAGGTGCAGTGAACTTAAGAGATTGTGAATCCGCTCTGAAGCAGATAGACGTGTATTCTTTGGGTTTGGTTCTATGGGAATTGACAACACGGTGTGAAGATTTTTATACTGACGAATCATTAGTACCCAACTATCGAGCTCCGTATGAAGAAGAAATAGGATCACATCCTAGTTTTGAACAAATGCAAGTTTTAGTCTCCCGTAATAAAGCCAGGCCTAGATTCCCAGTTATGTTAGAAAACAGTGTAGCTGCGAAGATTGTAAAAGATACTTGTGAAGACTGTTGGGATCATGACGCAGAAGCTCGATTAACTGCTCTTTGCGTCCAGGAACGTATACTAGAAATCACTTCTTCGAATCCAAAGGCTCAACTTCAGAAAGGACAAACACCTCCTTTTAGCACAAATAATCTAATCATTTCAACATCTACACAACATAACAAGGTTAGTCCGACTACAGTTAGCTTTACTACTCCTCCCAATCAACAGGTTATTCCACATGCAAATCATTACTGTGAAAATAATGCCATTTTGAGttatccaaaaattataaatgtacCAGTTACCGACCAAAATCAAATAAACTCACAAAAAACGCACAAACATTGCACAAATGATGCATACATACCCGATGAAGAAGATAAATTTGCTTCACTCACGCACAGTC
This sequence is a window from Uranotaenia lowii strain MFRU-FL chromosome 3, ASM2978415v1, whole genome shotgun sequence. Protein-coding genes within it:
- the LOC129758800 gene encoding bone morphogenetic protein receptor type-2; this encodes MKSLLSVIAFFAIKVLLQIEGSPLTIRYCLQYGTTVQNGQDNSEDYDDSYDDPAEPTDDPLVDKNTSNVMACTRNTPLCYSLWKTEESNNSTKILVRAGCWDSSDNKETCNNNECISHSQTFNGFFFCCCSGDNCNANYSYVQSSVIVDDSVSLGLSESNYAPFAPYTSIWSSPTVYICFTMMGIILMLIIGFLTCRQTTKAVSELAPLAPSGPGYSSNLYNVDNLKLVAMIGQGKYGTVWKGVVNEQHVAVKIFTAQHRQYFLNERDIYTVPLMESPALLSYFGSDERRTMDDRIEYLLVLSLAPFGCLQDWLVDNKMPFNVFCRMGKSIAHGLAHLHTEIRKGDQVKPCICHRDLNSRNILVKPDLSCCICDFGFALKTFGPRYECRGEITLAETKSINEVGTLRYMAPEVLEGAVNLRDCESALKQIDVYSLGLVLWELTTRCEDFYTDESLVPNYRAPYEEEIGSHPSFEQMQVLVSRNKARPRFPVMLENSVAAKIVKDTCEDCWDHDAEARLTALCVQERILEITSSNPKAQLQKGQTPPFSTNNLIISTSTQHNKVSPTTVSFTTPPNQQVIPHANHYCENNAILSYPKIINVPVTDQNQINSQKTHKHCTNDAYIPDEEDKFASLTHSQQPEIAFRNPCSLPKLDNNESQRRIRGLNSVKAMLQKTFNKTNSYDQHDCDDKSNLVENSLTYKVNADNIPPEFLRNNSNSLHITMINTADNDIEKVTPIERPNNLDLSSGSGRYENNLVRSVHESSKFKTLPDDYTSQPFTMIQTDSPDHKLRIVVSKSANAVKNLNTSRSSLNGQTKSDEDKHMKRQRSLEVFHEVFGPRGSIERLRNPSQRVKTPGDVPPSVRKVRASKTLSLYDDRMMDTTKLANSV